The DNA window AGCTGCGGCCGGGTACCGACCTGCACGACCTCCAATTCAAGCTCAACAACGCCCGCAAGTTCTTGATGGATGGCGACAAGGTCAAGCTGACGGTGATGTTCCGCGGACGCGAGATGGTCCACATCGATCGCGGCCGGAAGAAGCTCCAGCAAGTCAAGGAGATGCTCGGGACGCTCGCCAAGATGGAGAACCCTCCGCGCATGGAAGGTCGCTTCATGTCCATGATCCTGGTCGCCGACCGGGAAGTGGTAGCGGAAGCGAAGCGCCTGGAAGAAATCGAGGCGGCGAAAGTCGGCGGGGTTTCGAGCGAGCCGGTGGTGGACAAGAAGGCCGAGCGACGCGCGGCCAAGCAACGCAAGGCGGACGAGGCGCAGGCCTCGGGGCTGCACGAGGACAGCGAGGCGCCCGGGCCAGTGGCGCCGACCGGGGAGGAGCCGGCCAGCTTGGGAGACGAGGCGGGCTGAATTGGAGGGGCAGTCGGCAGAAACCCGCCAAAAATGGAAAAAAACAACGCGAATCACAGGGTTACGTGGTAGCGTCCCCGGTCCCGCGGAACGGGCGTGCGCGATGCATCCCGAGGGAAGCGCAAACCAGAGTTATCAGAGATAGCGCAACCAGAGTTATCAGAGATAAAGAGGCGCAGGAGAAACAGGCATGCCCAAGATGAAGTCCCACAGCGGGGCCGCCAAACGGTTCAAGAAGACCGGGACTGGCAAGATCGTGCGACAGAAGGCGAACAAGCAGCACATCCTCACCAAGAAACGAACCAAGCGTAAGC is part of the Myxococcales bacterium genome and encodes:
- the rpmI gene encoding 50S ribosomal protein L35 — its product is MPKMKSHSGAAKRFKKTGTGKIVRQKANKQHILTKKRTKRKRGLRQDTLLAPADVSRVKRMIPGF